A stretch of Mastomys coucha isolate ucsf_1 unplaced genomic scaffold, UCSF_Mcou_1 pScaffold1, whole genome shotgun sequence DNA encodes these proteins:
- the LOC116099574 gene encoding alpha-1,3-mannosyl-glycoprotein 4-beta-N-acetylglucosaminyltransferase-like protein MGAT4E, which produces MRCSIKHCFRISMLFIFLWLFTILKVLEENEDVKNVVNNHGSKNSSKSLGDWQSITSKYLKEIHQRRKTWLTVGITSESREGQNGLLDTLASLYHASSTSEQRQMTVLVHLADSDPTWLRRTIFHISSLYQSQILTGQLLVIHAPPDAYPTVNNVQNEISQEQIYSKQNVDHAFLMSFATKLSTYFLLIEDNVFCAPNFVSHIRSKVNYRKPSTWVLLEFSNMGILGKLLHSRDLPLLAHFLLLFHKERPLDWLIFHFRTLLAQQSPILCRPFLFYHRLTHFTFENKTLTGHEEDLPDPYTLTGTVYTDMSFSDVHSPQEAYTLDESFFWSYSISSGNYLIVILNNPANLNRVQVRTGSIMDGKYILEKGQVELGYEPEGIPPKCTSFTLLGRLVQGQMDQLILKSVGYEVSCVKLAVNANQVGGLMIRHIYIWGENSRNIKDDQEDDES; this is translated from the exons ATGCGGTGTTCCATCAAGCATTGCTTCAGAATCTCTATGCTCTTCATATTCCTGTGGCTCTTCACCATCCTGAAAGTCCTTGAGGAAAATGAAGACGTCAAAAATGTG GTGAACAACCATGGCAGTAAGAACAGCTCCAAATCACTAGGTGATTGGCAGAGCATCACCTCCAAGTATCTGAAAGAAATCCACCAGAGAAGAAAGA CATGGCTGACAGTGGGGATCACCTCGGAGTCACGAGAGGGTCAAAATGGCCTCTTGGATACACTGGCTTCCCTGTACCATGCCTCCTCCACATCTGAGCAGAGACAAATGACAGTGCTGGTCCACCTAGCCGACTCTGATCCCACCTGGCTCAGGAGAACAATCTTCCATATTTCAAGTCTTTACCAGTCCCAGATCTTGACAGGGCAATTACTAGTGATCCATGCCCCGCCTGATGCCTACCCCACTGTGAATAATGTCCAGAATGAGATCTCTCAGGAGCAGATCTACTCCAAGCAGAATGTAGATCATGCTTTCCTTATGAGCTTTGCCACAAAGCTCTCCACTTATTTCCTGTTGATAGAGGACAATGTCTTTTGTGCTCCCAATTTTGTCAGCCATATTCGCTCGAAGGTGAACTACAGGAAGCCCAGCACATGGGTGCTCCTAGAGTTCTCTAATATGGGCATCCTGGGCAAACTTCTCCACAGCAGGGACCTTCCACTCCtggcccacttcctcctcctcttccacaaggAGCGACCTCTCGACTGGCTGATCTTCCATTTCCGTACCCTCCTGGCCCAGCAAAGTCCAATCCTCTGCAGACCATTTCTCTTTTACCACAGGTTGACTCACTTCACTTTTGAGAACAAGACTTTAACAGGCCACGAAGAGGATCTTCCTGATCCGTATACCCTCACTGGAACTGTCTACACGGATATGAGTTTCTCTGATGTCCATTCCCCGCAGGAGGCCTACACTCTGGATGAGTCATTCTTTTGGTCCTACAGTATCAGTTCAGGGAACTATTTGATAGTGATCTTGAACAATCCAGCGAACCTCAACAGAGTGCAGGTAAGAACAGGCTCCATCATGGATGGAaagtacatcctagaaaaaggaCAGGTGGAGCTAGGCTATGAGCCTGAAGGAATACCCCCGAAATGTACCAGCTTCACCCTGCTGGGCCGTCTTGTGCAAGGACAGATGGATCAGCTCATTCTGAAAAGTGTTGGGTATGAAGTAAGCTGCGTGAAGCTGGCAGTGAATGCTAATCAGGTTGGTGGTCTCATGATCAGGCATATCTACATCTGGggggaaaattccagaaacataAAAGATGACCAAGAAGATGATGAGAGTTGA